TCGCGCGCCCCCGGAGCGCAGCGCAGGCCGACGCCCCGCCGCGCTGGGCACCCGCGGAAGGAGACCGTCCCCCCGGCTCCTCCTCAGAGCGCAGGTGTCCCCGGAGCTCTATCGCCTCACCCTGCGTCGCCCGCGTCGCTCGCGCCCCGTGCGACGCGGAAGCGAAACGGGTAGGTGACGGTGACGGAGCCGCCGCGCGGCGCCGGGAACTGCGCGTCCTCCAGCGCGTCGATGAAGCACGCGAGGAGGAAGGGGTCCTGGATGCTCGTCTCCGCCACCTCCGGGTTGCGCATCCGGCCCGCCCCCCCGTTGCCCTCGAGCGTGAAGCGCAGGCGCACCTGCTGCGGTCCGGGGTAGCGCTCCGTCACGTCCATGAAGCACTCGCGGATGAGCGGACGCACCGCCTCCACCGCGGCCCGCAGCGCGTCGCGGTCCACCGTGCCCGTGGGCCCTGCGTCTCCGGGGTCCACCTGGGCCTCGGCGAGCGCACCGGGGGTGAGCGGGTCCTCTTGCGTCGGGGGCGCCGCCGCCGCCAGGGCCGTCTCGGTCGGCGTCGCCGCGGGGGCCGCCGCCGCCGCGGTGCTCGGCGCCACGGGGCTCGGCTCCGGGCGCGCAGGCAAGGGCGCGGGTGCGGCGGATACCACCGGCGTCGGCGTACCTCCGCGGGTGAGCCACAGCGCCACGCCGCACAGCAGCAGGAAGGGGAGGGCGACCCAGATCAGGAGCGACTTGCCGGACATGGCCTCAACTTAGTGCCGCGCAGCAGCCGTGCGCGTGTCCTCTGGACGCAGAGGTCGGCCGCCCACCGGGCAGGACGCTCAGTCCCAGCCGAGGGCCGCCTCGAGCTGCGCCTGCAGCGCGGTGACGGGGGCGCGCGGCAGGCGCTCGAGGGAGAAGCGCTCGACGAGCTCGGCGGCGCTGACGGGGCTGCCGTCGCCCAGCCCGCTCCAGAGGGCGAGCAGCCCGAGCGCCCGCTCGGGAGGGAGCCCCCGCGCGCGCAGGTCCGCGAGCGCGAAGGCCCCCTCGCGCTTGGCGAGCCGCTT
This genomic interval from Aggregicoccus sp. 17bor-14 contains the following:
- a CDS encoding AgmX/PglI C-terminal domain-containing protein; protein product: MSGKSLLIWVALPFLLLCGVALWLTRGGTPTPVVSAAPAPLPARPEPSPVAPSTAAAAAPAATPTETALAAAAPPTQEDPLTPGALAEAQVDPGDAGPTGTVDRDALRAAVEAVRPLIRECFMDVTERYPGPQQVRLRFTLEGNGGAGRMRNPEVAETSIQDPFLLACFIDALEDAQFPAPRGGSVTVTYPFRFRVARGASDAGDAG